A single region of the Undibacterium piscinae genome encodes:
- the rpmH gene encoding 50S ribosomal protein L34, translating into MKRTYQPSVVRRKRTHGFRARMATRGGRAVLNARRAKGRKRLAA; encoded by the coding sequence ATGAAACGTACTTATCAACCTTCCGTAGTCCGCCGCAAGCGCACTCACGGTTTCCGCGCACGTATGGCAACCCGCGGCGGCCGCGCTGTTCTGAATGCACGTCGCGCCAAAGGCCGTAAACGCCTGGCAGCTTGA